One genomic window of Salirhabdus salicampi includes the following:
- the thrC gene encoding threonine synthase, which translates to MAWKGLLNHYKEFLPINAKTPNLTLYEGNTPLVKLDKLSEELNVEVYAKYEGLNPTGSFKDRGMVMAMAKAVEEGAKGVICASTGNTSASAAAFAARAGLDCVIVIPDGKIAQGKLAQAVMYGADIYAIEGNFDDALRAVRELSETEPITLVNSVNPYRIEGQKTAAFEVCDQLEKAPDSLFIPVGNAGNITAYWKGFKEYHEKNNTGLPVMRGYEAEGAAAIVKDEVIEQPETIATAIRIGNPASWNGAVQAATESNGKIDLVTDEEILQAYNWLARNEGVFAEPASCASIAGLMKAKREGTLQSGETVVCVLTGNGLKDPTTAVDQSDIRPQVLPNDHGAIVKAISRGVTQ; encoded by the coding sequence ATGGCTTGGAAGGGGCTTTTGAATCATTACAAAGAATTTTTACCGATTAATGCGAAAACACCGAATTTAACACTTTATGAAGGAAACACCCCATTAGTCAAACTTGATAAACTTTCTGAAGAGTTGAATGTAGAAGTATATGCTAAGTACGAAGGGTTAAATCCTACTGGTTCGTTTAAAGACCGGGGGATGGTAATGGCGATGGCAAAAGCGGTAGAAGAGGGGGCGAAAGGTGTCATTTGTGCTTCTACAGGTAATACTTCAGCTTCAGCAGCTGCTTTTGCTGCCAGGGCCGGACTAGATTGTGTTATCGTAATTCCTGATGGCAAAATTGCACAAGGAAAGCTTGCACAAGCGGTGATGTATGGTGCAGACATATATGCCATTGAAGGGAATTTTGATGATGCACTAAGGGCAGTAAGAGAATTGAGCGAAACAGAGCCGATAACACTTGTTAACTCTGTGAACCCATACCGAATTGAAGGGCAAAAGACGGCTGCTTTTGAAGTTTGTGATCAATTGGAGAAAGCTCCTGATTCTTTATTCATCCCTGTAGGAAATGCAGGCAATATTACGGCATACTGGAAAGGTTTCAAGGAATATCATGAAAAAAATAATACGGGTTTACCGGTTATGAGAGGATATGAGGCTGAAGGTGCAGCAGCAATTGTCAAGGATGAGGTGATTGAACAACCGGAAACAATTGCGACCGCTATCCGGATTGGAAACCCGGCTAGTTGGAATGGTGCTGTGCAAGCTGCGACTGAATCGAACGGCAAAATCGACCTTGTGACAGATGAAGAAATTTTACAGGCGTATAACTGGCTTGCTAGAAATGAAGGGGTATTTGCAGAACCTGCTTCATGTGCATCTATTGCTGGGCTTATGAAAGCAAAACGAGAAGGAACATTACAATCAGGTGAAACGGTTGTCTGTGTGTTAACTGGAAACGGATTAAAGGATCCAACAACAGCTGTAGATCAAAGTGATATTCGCCCACAAGTATTACCGAACGATCATGGTGCAATTGTGAAAGCAATTAGCAGGGGTGTAACCCAATGA
- a CDS encoding cytosolic protein translates to MTVDDQQKYDDFASVEVQRKYLAQEEMPEGAYGSAVNKHAPLQGRDYDEGQRHYTPYNYEYKSLHEDIPRQFPNAHKTNDHPDEDVGPSKDNQ, encoded by the coding sequence ATGACTGTAGATGACCAACAAAAATATGATGATTTTGCGTCAGTAGAAGTTCAACGGAAATATCTAGCTCAGGAGGAAATGCCTGAAGGTGCCTATGGTTCTGCGGTAAATAAACATGCACCACTGCAGGGTCGGGATTATGACGAAGGTCAACGGCACTATACACCATATAATTACGAATACAAATCCTTACACGAGGATATACCTCGACAATTTCCAAATGCACACAAGACAAACGATCATCCAGATGAAGATGTAGGACCATCGAAAGATAATCAATAA
- a CDS encoding DUF3055 domain-containing protein, which yields MVEERFFLYDETENTEVRYVSFMGEASRYDIAVMSTDRYYGKKIVIDIQGNRFAIIGADDLKEPGYLEHTFNLSEIEADELREFLYEVII from the coding sequence ATGGTTGAGGAGCGCTTTTTTTTATATGATGAGACCGAGAATACAGAGGTTCGCTATGTTAGCTTTATGGGAGAGGCAAGTCGTTACGACATCGCGGTAATGTCCACTGATCGCTACTATGGAAAGAAAATAGTAATCGACATACAAGGGAATCGGTTTGCCATTATTGGAGCTGATGATTTAAAAGAACCTGGTTATTTAGAGCATACGTTTAATTTATCGGAAATTGAAGCGGATGAACTGCGTGAGTTTTTGTATGAAGTAATTATCTAA
- a CDS encoding phosphatidylglycerophosphatase A family protein, with the protein MSKKEMRPIEAKAREWLKERGVTIRDIAELVHYLQSPYHDQLDIETCEHHIERVLEKREVQNAILTGIQLDILAEKELLEEPLLSTIKVDEGLYGIDEIMALSIINVYGSIGFTNYGYIDKQKPGILAKLNDKSSGKCHTFLDDLVGGIAAAASSRLAHSAQGEEW; encoded by the coding sequence ATGAGTAAGAAAGAAATGCGTCCAATTGAAGCAAAAGCGAGAGAATGGCTGAAGGAGCGAGGCGTAACGATTCGTGATATTGCAGAACTAGTCCATTATTTACAATCCCCTTACCACGATCAATTAGATATTGAAACATGTGAACACCACATTGAACGTGTTTTAGAAAAGCGTGAGGTACAAAATGCAATCTTAACTGGAATTCAGTTGGACATTTTGGCAGAAAAGGAACTATTAGAAGAACCTTTACTTAGTACGATAAAAGTTGATGAAGGATTATATGGAATTGATGAAATAATGGCTCTATCTATCATCAATGTTTATGGTTCCATCGGTTTTACAAATTATGGTTATATCGACAAACAAAAGCCTGGTATTTTAGCTAAATTGAATGACAAATCCAGTGGTAAATGTCACACTTTTTTAGATGATTTAGTAGGAGGAATTGCTGCGGCAGCATCAAGCCGACTTGCACATAGTGCCCAAGGTGAAGAATGGTAA
- a CDS encoding YhcN/YlaJ family sporulation lipoprotein has product MKKQIQLFLTGVLCLSLMVGCTQQEDMGAGDDTLRGRSIDNYNPSNMTNENNPNMPHRGDQFGFVRYNENQLDMDDEEHYSPQIDREELANMITRVLLRIDEIDEVATLITDKYTFVAYSHSAEVDEEWAETTVGMTAASIVPGYYEVYISKEGTAFEDLASLNNNTTTETDDEAMIRQLLNDFERVPQSGDYDSQKEGHEMEKPAR; this is encoded by the coding sequence GTGAAGAAACAAATACAACTTTTTCTAACCGGAGTCCTTTGCTTGTCACTCATGGTTGGTTGTACACAACAGGAGGATATGGGGGCAGGAGACGATACATTAAGAGGTCGATCTATAGACAATTATAACCCATCAAATATGACCAATGAAAACAATCCAAATATGCCTCATCGGGGAGATCAATTTGGTTTTGTACGCTACAACGAAAACCAACTCGATATGGATGATGAAGAACACTACTCCCCTCAAATTGATCGGGAAGAGCTGGCGAATATGATTACACGTGTGTTGCTAAGAATAGATGAGATTGATGAAGTAGCCACATTGATTACGGATAAATATACTTTTGTCGCCTACTCACACTCGGCAGAAGTAGATGAGGAATGGGCTGAAACAACAGTTGGAATGACAGCAGCCTCTATCGTACCCGGTTATTATGAAGTATACATTTCAAAAGAAGGTACAGCATTTGAAGATTTAGCAAGTCTGAATAATAATACGACAACAGAGACTGATGATGAAGCAATGATTCGACAATTGTTAAATGACTTTGAACGAGTTCCCCAAAGTGGCGATTACGATAGTCAAAAAGAAGGTCACGAAATGGAGAAACCAGCCAGATAG
- a CDS encoding NifU family protein, with amino-acid sequence MFEQVQEVINKLRPFLLRDGGDVELVEVEDGIVRLRLMGACGSCPSSTITLKAGIERALVAEVPGIREVEQVF; translated from the coding sequence ATGTTTGAACAAGTCCAAGAAGTGATTAACAAACTACGTCCATTCTTACTGCGAGACGGTGGGGATGTTGAATTAGTAGAAGTTGAAGATGGCATTGTACGTCTTCGTCTTATGGGAGCGTGCGGAAGCTGCCCAAGCTCTACCATTACATTAAAAGCAGGAATTGAACGTGCGTTAGTTGCAGAGGTTCCTGGAATTAGAGAAGTAGAACAAGTATTTTAA
- a CDS encoding 2-hydroxyacid dehydrogenase, which produces MSKPYVYITRKIPEEVLEPYKNDWDFHVWPYEETPVDSGTLQREIEKADGLFTTLPDRIDRETIDKAKNLKVIANLAVGFDNIDVEYAKEKGIVVANTPDVLTETTADLTFGLLMASARRLVEANRYVVEGKWKEWSPLLLAGTDVYGKTIGIVGMGRIGEAVARRAKGFNMDVLYYNRSRKPGAEAELEAQYTSFDDLLKQSDYVVCLTPLTPETKDLFNREAFQKMKNSAIFVNASRGATVDEDALYDALKNGDITAAGLDVFREEPVDPSHPLLTLSNVTALPHIGSASYETRYTMMKLTLENIQLVLQGKAAKTPV; this is translated from the coding sequence ATGTCTAAACCATATGTCTACATAACGCGAAAAATTCCCGAAGAAGTTTTAGAACCATATAAGAACGATTGGGACTTTCACGTATGGCCTTATGAAGAAACTCCGGTTGATTCGGGTACATTACAACGTGAAATTGAAAAAGCTGATGGGTTATTTACGACACTACCAGATCGAATTGATCGTGAAACGATTGATAAAGCAAAGAATTTAAAAGTCATAGCAAACTTAGCGGTAGGGTTTGATAACATTGATGTTGAGTATGCAAAGGAAAAGGGGATTGTTGTTGCCAATACCCCAGATGTGTTGACGGAAACAACAGCAGATTTAACGTTTGGCCTTTTAATGGCGTCTGCAAGGCGATTAGTCGAGGCAAATCGTTATGTAGTAGAAGGTAAGTGGAAGGAATGGTCTCCACTTCTTTTAGCAGGTACGGATGTTTATGGTAAGACGATAGGAATTGTAGGAATGGGGCGCATTGGTGAAGCAGTTGCCAGAAGAGCGAAGGGATTTAACATGGACGTTCTATATTATAATCGTTCAAGGAAACCAGGTGCGGAAGCGGAACTAGAAGCGCAGTACACATCTTTTGATGATCTATTAAAACAATCTGATTATGTTGTCTGCTTAACCCCTTTAACACCGGAAACGAAGGATTTATTTAATCGTGAAGCCTTCCAAAAAATGAAAAATAGTGCAATCTTCGTCAATGCGAGCAGAGGAGCAACTGTCGATGAGGATGCTTTATATGATGCCTTGAAAAACGGTGATATAACGGCAGCAGGTTTAGATGTTTTCCGTGAAGAGCCAGTTGACCCGTCCCACCCTTTACTTACTTTATCTAATGTTACGGCCTTACCTCATATAGGTTCAGCCTCTTATGAAACGAGATATACGATGATGAAATTAACATTAGAAAATATTCAACTCGTTTTACAAGGAAAGGCTGCAAAAACTCCAGTATAG
- a CDS encoding homoserine dehydrogenase has product MNKINIGLCGLGTVGTGVVKILREHQEELFHQTGCSLEVKKILVNNIEKERELQIAEDVLTTDVTDIVNDDSIDVVIEVMGGLKSAYELVGEALKNGKHVVTANKDMLAEYGSEIFHLASKHNRDIFYEASVAGGIPIIRTLKEGLIADRINQLMGIVNGTTNYILTKMDEEERQFDDVLKEAQELGFAEADPSADIDGLDAARKIALMSTLSFSMPIDLKDVDVKGIRNIELEDLKLAKQLGYTMKLLGFANRHNGRVEVSVEPVLLQSDHPLTSVKNEYNAVYVYSDAVGETMFYGPGAGSLPTASAVVSDLIGVVKNISLGTTGKSYVKPLYEKELQTDEEMFGKYFFRLEVDDIAGTFLEITNIYTNADISFAKISQVPDQSKGTAEIILVTHQASKAKIHSVIQQITDLPAVRNLKSVYRVEEGE; this is encoded by the coding sequence TTGAATAAAATTAACATTGGTTTATGCGGGTTAGGGACTGTCGGAACAGGTGTTGTAAAAATATTACGGGAGCACCAGGAAGAACTGTTTCATCAAACAGGATGTTCTTTAGAAGTGAAAAAAATCCTTGTCAATAACATAGAAAAAGAACGTGAATTGCAAATCGCAGAAGATGTATTGACAACAGACGTTACAGATATTGTGAATGATGACAGTATAGATGTTGTAATTGAAGTGATGGGTGGTTTGAAATCAGCATATGAACTAGTAGGTGAAGCGTTAAAAAACGGTAAACATGTTGTAACAGCAAATAAGGATATGTTAGCTGAATACGGATCGGAAATTTTTCATCTGGCTTCAAAGCATAACCGAGATATTTTTTACGAAGCTAGTGTAGCAGGTGGAATTCCAATCATTCGTACGTTAAAGGAAGGATTAATTGCTGATCGGATTAACCAACTAATGGGGATTGTCAATGGTACGACGAATTACATATTGACGAAAATGGATGAAGAGGAGCGCCAATTTGATGATGTTCTAAAAGAAGCGCAAGAACTTGGTTTCGCTGAAGCAGATCCAAGTGCCGATATTGATGGCTTAGATGCAGCACGTAAAATTGCCTTAATGTCAACACTTTCATTCTCCATGCCTATTGATTTAAAAGATGTTGATGTAAAAGGCATCCGTAATATTGAATTAGAAGACTTAAAGTTGGCGAAGCAATTAGGGTATACGATGAAACTTCTAGGATTTGCCAACCGACATAATGGTAGAGTGGAGGTTAGTGTAGAGCCTGTATTACTACAATCTGATCATCCTTTAACATCTGTAAAAAACGAATACAATGCAGTATACGTATATAGTGATGCGGTTGGAGAAACGATGTTTTACGGGCCGGGTGCAGGAAGCTTACCGACTGCCTCAGCTGTCGTATCGGATTTAATTGGAGTCGTAAAGAATATCTCGTTAGGAACTACAGGGAAGTCTTATGTTAAACCGTTATATGAGAAAGAATTGCAAACCGATGAAGAAATGTTTGGGAAATATTTTTTCCGGTTAGAAGTTGACGATATTGCAGGAACATTTTTGGAAATCACGAACATATACACAAATGCGGACATTAGCTTTGCGAAGATATCCCAAGTACCAGATCAATCAAAGGGAACGGCAGAAATTATTCTTGTTACACACCAAGCCAGTAAGGCCAAAATTCATTCGGTTATTCAACAAATAACGGATTTACCAGCTGTTCGCAACCTGAAAAGTGTGTATCGTGTGGAAGAGGGGGAATAA
- the thrB gene encoding homoserine kinase, with amino-acid sequence MKKGGFDIIVPASTANIGPGIDSIGMAVSLFLTISCQPHDDWEFVPVTHNVASIPSDKENIIYQSALYVAKQYHYHELPAHRVEVKSEIPVARGLGSSGTAIAAGVELANQILNLGLTPYEKAVYATEIEGHPDNVAPSILGGYIVGHVVNDEFIYVQKEDFEDIRFVAVVPAFELATKTAREVLPQSLPYKESVRASAVANVSVAALFQGDFSTFGRLIEHDLFHQPYRKHFIPYFDDIVKYMKEQGAYGTYLSGAGPTLISICPKEVSEQNMETWKHDHPDFDWLELSVAPCGIKINSW; translated from the coding sequence ATGAAAAAGGGAGGCTTTGACATAATCGTCCCTGCTAGTACAGCAAATATAGGGCCAGGAATTGACTCAATCGGTATGGCGGTATCGTTATTTTTAACCATATCTTGCCAACCGCATGATGATTGGGAATTCGTTCCTGTGACACATAATGTAGCATCGATTCCAAGTGATAAAGAAAACATTATTTATCAAAGCGCATTATATGTGGCGAAACAATACCACTATCATGAATTGCCTGCACATCGGGTTGAAGTAAAAAGTGAAATCCCAGTTGCCAGAGGGTTAGGTAGTAGTGGGACGGCCATTGCAGCAGGTGTAGAGTTGGCCAATCAAATTTTGAATTTAGGACTAACTCCGTATGAAAAAGCAGTTTATGCGACAGAAATAGAGGGTCATCCTGACAATGTTGCTCCATCCATTTTAGGAGGATATATAGTTGGGCATGTCGTAAATGATGAGTTTATTTATGTACAAAAAGAGGATTTTGAGGATATCCGTTTTGTTGCGGTTGTCCCAGCGTTTGAATTAGCAACCAAAACAGCTCGGGAAGTATTGCCCCAATCTCTTCCTTATAAAGAGAGTGTTCGTGCAAGTGCAGTGGCAAACGTATCTGTTGCCGCTTTATTTCAAGGAGATTTTTCTACCTTTGGCAGGTTAATAGAACACGATTTGTTTCATCAACCATATCGAAAACATTTTATCCCTTATTTTGATGACATTGTGAAATATATGAAAGAGCAAGGAGCTTATGGTACTTACTTAAGTGGGGCTGGACCAACATTAATTAGTATTTGTCCAAAAGAAGTAAGTGAACAAAACATGGAAACATGGAAGCATGATCATCCAGACTTTGATTGGTTAGAACTATCAGTTGCGCCATGTGGAATAAAAATAAACAGCTGGTAA
- a CDS encoding YutD family protein, which produces MIELFGNQYDVVHNYKDGFQEEEVRERFSDILSKYDYIVGDWGYGQLRMKGFFDDQNSKAAFDTKISTLEDYLYEYCNFGCAYFVIKKLEQ; this is translated from the coding sequence ATGATTGAATTGTTTGGAAACCAATATGATGTTGTTCATAATTATAAGGATGGCTTTCAGGAAGAGGAAGTTCGAGAACGGTTTAGCGATATTTTATCGAAGTATGATTACATTGTTGGGGATTGGGGATATGGTCAGTTAAGGATGAAAGGTTTTTTTGATGACCAAAATTCTAAAGCAGCTTTCGATACGAAAATATCAACTCTTGAAGATTATTTATATGAGTACTGCAATTTTGGTTGTGCGTACTTCGTCATAAAAAAGCTTGAACAGTAA
- a CDS encoding DUF86 domain-containing protein: MYFVNRDKLEKTLLYIDAILQQFPDLQNDTFLHKLSLERIVQNTIEGIIDVGNMMIDGFIMRDPGSYEDIIDILIDEKVLPHESKSAYKELIRLRKMLVRNYIDIDHEQLTKVMLEHLPKIEQFSQQIRRYLDEEPGPVSAFSNSNEK, translated from the coding sequence ATGTATTTTGTTAACCGGGATAAATTAGAAAAAACGTTATTATACATTGATGCCATTTTACAGCAATTCCCTGATCTCCAAAATGACACCTTTTTACATAAATTAAGTTTGGAGCGTATTGTACAAAATACAATTGAAGGGATTATTGATGTAGGTAATATGATGATAGATGGGTTCATTATGCGTGACCCAGGTAGCTATGAAGACATTATCGATATCCTCATTGACGAAAAAGTTCTGCCACACGAAAGCAAAAGCGCCTATAAGGAGCTTATTCGACTCCGTAAAATGCTAGTACGTAATTATATCGATATAGACCATGAACAATTAACCAAAGTTATGCTTGAGCATTTACCTAAAATTGAACAGTTTTCTCAGCAAATTCGTCGTTATTTGGATGAGGAACCTGGTCCTGTATCTGCCTTTTCTAACTCGAATGAAAAATGA
- a CDS encoding TIGR01457 family HAD-type hydrolase codes for MKDYRGYLIDLDGTMYRGSEPIEYAKEFIYALRERNIPHLFVTNNSSKKPEQVAEKLQSMGIPAQTEQIFTTSMATAAYINQQHNNPRVYMIGEEGLRYALETVDATLVEESADFVVVGIDRGITYEKLAKGCLNIRNGAKFVSTNGDVAIPTERGMLPGNGSLTSVLSVSTGVKPVFIGKPESLIMELALQKLGLTVDETIMVGDNYNTDILAGIQTGMDTLLVFGGVTSKEDLEGVAHQPTYTVSTLQEWIEKTLS; via the coding sequence ATGAAAGACTACCGTGGTTATTTAATTGACTTAGATGGAACAATGTACCGAGGAAGTGAACCGATCGAATATGCCAAAGAATTTATTTACGCCTTACGAGAACGGAATATTCCACATCTGTTTGTAACAAACAATTCTTCGAAAAAACCGGAACAAGTTGCTGAAAAACTGCAAAGTATGGGAATTCCCGCACAAACTGAACAAATTTTTACAACGAGTATGGCTACAGCAGCATATATCAACCAACAACATAACAATCCTAGGGTATATATGATTGGTGAGGAAGGGTTGCGATATGCACTAGAAACTGTAGATGCTACATTAGTAGAAGAAAGTGCAGACTTTGTAGTTGTCGGGATTGATCGCGGAATTACTTATGAAAAATTAGCAAAAGGCTGTTTAAACATACGAAATGGTGCCAAATTTGTTTCCACTAATGGTGATGTAGCAATCCCAACTGAACGTGGGATGCTCCCGGGGAATGGATCCCTTACGTCGGTTTTATCGGTTTCGACGGGTGTAAAACCTGTATTCATTGGAAAACCCGAATCTTTAATAATGGAATTAGCATTACAGAAACTTGGGTTAACAGTTGACGAAACGATTATGGTCGGTGATAACTATAATACGGATATATTAGCGGGAATTCAAACAGGAATGGACACACTGCTTGTCTTCGGTGGTGTTACTTCGAAAGAAGATTTAGAGGGTGTCGCGCACCAACCTACTTATACAGTCTCCACTTTACAAGAATGGATCGAAAAAACATTATCGTAA